One Epidermidibacterium keratini DNA segment encodes these proteins:
- a CDS encoding RidA family protein — protein sequence MSKTQISTDQAPAPAHTFSQGVTKNGLLQVSGQGPVDPATNEYLFAGDVAAQTTQTLRNVEAILAAGGAGLGDVLMLRVYLAKREDFAAMNDAYGAFLTERLGPGDVLPCRTTVMVELPREEMLVEIDALAVLS from the coding sequence GTGAGCAAGACACAGATCAGCACCGACCAGGCGCCCGCTCCCGCACACACGTTTTCACAAGGAGTGACCAAGAACGGCCTCCTTCAGGTGTCGGGCCAAGGCCCGGTCGACCCCGCCACCAACGAGTACCTCTTTGCTGGCGACGTGGCTGCGCAGACGACCCAGACTCTCAGGAACGTCGAGGCGATCCTTGCCGCCGGCGGAGCTGGCTTGGGTGATGTGCTGATGCTGCGCGTCTACCTGGCTAAGCGCGAGGACTTCGCGGCCATGAACGATGCGTACGGTGCCTTCCTCACCGAGCGACTCGGACCGGGCGATGTGCTCCCGTGCCGCACCACCGTCATGGTGGAACTGCCTCGCGAGGAGATGCTGGTCGAAATCGACGCACTCGCCGTACTGTCCTGA
- a CDS encoding IclR family transcriptional regulator: protein MSQSLQRALAILGELGEGPKSLDELSVTLGVHKSTALRLLQTLEADRFVRRDDRHQFSLGSRLFELGTASLQQHQIRDVAMPHLEELGKATGGQAVHLAMLENAQPIYIGKVESTHAVRMYSRIGLPAPLHATGVGKVLASELPERRLAEALAATDFRPFTANTITDPVAFGEVLQKVRDRGWAEDSSEHESFINCIAAPLRDAGGTIVAAVSISVPDVTLSRDEVHALLPQLLEATAAIEEDWAGMSRSERSHHRLKRTP from the coding sequence GTGAGTCAGAGCCTGCAACGCGCCCTCGCGATTCTCGGTGAGCTGGGCGAGGGGCCGAAGTCGCTGGATGAGCTATCAGTCACCCTGGGGGTGCACAAATCGACCGCGCTTCGCCTGCTGCAAACTCTCGAGGCCGACCGCTTTGTGAGGCGCGACGACCGTCACCAGTTCTCGCTCGGCTCCCGGTTATTCGAGCTAGGCACGGCGTCCCTGCAACAGCACCAGATCCGCGACGTCGCCATGCCACACCTCGAAGAGCTCGGTAAAGCCACGGGCGGTCAGGCAGTGCACCTGGCCATGCTGGAAAACGCCCAGCCGATCTACATCGGCAAGGTAGAGAGCACGCACGCGGTGCGCATGTACTCCCGGATCGGGCTTCCCGCGCCATTGCACGCCACCGGGGTCGGCAAGGTACTCGCTAGCGAGCTCCCCGAGCGCCGGCTCGCCGAGGCACTTGCGGCCACTGATTTCCGCCCGTTCACCGCCAACACGATCACCGACCCCGTCGCGTTCGGTGAGGTGCTTCAGAAAGTTCGCGACCGGGGGTGGGCCGAGGACTCCAGCGAGCACGAAAGCTTCATCAACTGCATCGCCGCACCACTGCGTGACGCGGGCGGCACGATCGTTGCAGCCGTATCGATCTCGGTACCGGACGTCACCTTAAGCCGGGACGAGGTGCACGCATTACTTCCCCAGCTGCTGGAAGCCACGGCGGCAATCGAAGAGGACTGGGCCGGTATGTCGCGGTCCGAGCGTTCCCACCACCGACTGAAAAGGACACCGTGA
- a CDS encoding sugar kinase, producing the protein MALCLGEGMVVLHAPPAMRGARPDSLDLSVGGAEANVASGLAALGLATTWVSRLGRDPFGSYVEQDLRARGVAVVVEYDEDRPTGAYVKEQGVSGSRMHYYRTGSAATGMTADLFAQPEVAAALRASRLVHTSGITAGILPEDSTVLPALISARDEDGFTLSVDLNWRPALWRGRSLEPLLHLLRAADVLLLGADEALAALGTAEPEALRELVGHRPRIVLKEADHVATDISPMGRRTTVPALKVDVVEAVGAGDGFAAGYLYGLLTDRDITSSLRLGHLVAASVLAEVGDHVTGLPEPQIRERLLGASDAEWSAIRVDSEGLHWPGVVTVGGER; encoded by the coding sequence GTGGCGCTGTGCCTCGGCGAGGGCATGGTCGTGCTGCACGCGCCGCCTGCGATGCGCGGCGCGCGGCCGGACTCCCTCGACCTGTCGGTCGGAGGCGCCGAGGCGAACGTGGCCAGCGGGTTGGCCGCGCTGGGGCTGGCGACGACCTGGGTCTCGCGCCTCGGGCGCGATCCGTTTGGCAGCTACGTCGAGCAGGACCTTCGGGCACGTGGCGTTGCGGTGGTCGTCGAGTACGACGAGGACCGACCCACCGGGGCCTACGTCAAGGAGCAGGGTGTGTCCGGCAGCCGCATGCACTACTACCGCACGGGGTCAGCGGCGACCGGGATGACAGCGGACCTCTTCGCCCAGCCCGAGGTCGCTGCGGCGTTGCGCGCCAGCCGACTCGTGCACACCTCAGGCATTACGGCGGGCATCCTCCCCGAGGACAGCACCGTGCTGCCGGCACTGATCTCGGCCCGCGACGAGGACGGTTTCACGCTGAGCGTCGACCTCAACTGGAGACCGGCGCTGTGGCGCGGACGCAGTCTGGAGCCGCTGCTGCACCTGCTACGTGCTGCCGACGTACTGCTGCTCGGCGCCGACGAGGCCCTGGCCGCGCTCGGAACCGCGGAGCCGGAGGCGCTGCGTGAGCTCGTCGGTCACCGACCGCGCATCGTGCTCAAGGAGGCCGATCACGTGGCGACCGACATCTCGCCGATGGGTCGACGTACGACGGTCCCCGCGCTGAAGGTCGACGTCGTGGAGGCGGTCGGTGCCGGCGATGGGTTCGCCGCTGGATACCTCTACGGACTGCTCACCGATCGAGACATCACCAGCTCGCTGCGGCTCGGCCACCTCGTTGCTGCCAGCGTTTTGGCCGAGGTAGGCGACCACGTCACTGGCCTGCCTGAGCCGCAGATTCGCGAAAGGCTGCTTGGCGCATCGGACGCGGAGTGGTCGGCCATCCGCGTGGACTCCGAAGGACTACATTGGCCCGGGGTCGTGACCGTGGGAGGTGAGCGGTGA
- a CDS encoding bifunctional 4-hydroxy-2-oxoglutarate aldolase/2-dehydro-3-deoxy-phosphogluconate aldolase, with the protein MGERRPSEVVDAVRRDRVIAVVRADRIGEPTTLAASLVAGGIRIIELTFTTPGVLDALSAVSKATHEIGAMIGAGTIRSCAQAEDALNAGASFLVTPGLGAEAREIAELAHAAGAAMIHGAFTATEVMAALSAGADIVKIFPARTGGPQHLADLLGPFPDVPLLPSGGINESNAAAYLASGACAVTAGTSVVSPEAVAAGRWDEITTRATELASAVRGGAA; encoded by the coding sequence ATGGGTGAACGTCGACCCAGCGAGGTCGTCGACGCTGTACGTCGCGACCGCGTCATCGCAGTGGTGCGCGCCGACCGAATCGGCGAGCCGACCACCCTGGCCGCGTCGCTAGTCGCCGGCGGCATCAGAATCATCGAGCTCACCTTCACCACGCCCGGCGTCCTCGATGCCCTGAGCGCTGTTTCGAAGGCAACGCACGAAATCGGCGCGATGATCGGCGCCGGAACAATCCGCTCGTGCGCTCAGGCCGAAGACGCTCTGAATGCCGGCGCGTCCTTCCTGGTCACCCCTGGACTCGGCGCTGAGGCACGCGAGATCGCCGAGCTAGCTCACGCGGCGGGCGCGGCCATGATTCATGGTGCGTTCACGGCCACCGAGGTCATGGCCGCACTCAGCGCCGGAGCCGACATCGTGAAGATCTTCCCGGCGCGCACCGGTGGGCCCCAGCATCTCGCCGACCTACTCGGGCCTTTCCCCGACGTACCCCTGCTCCCTTCGGGCGGCATCAACGAATCGAACGCGGCGGCCTATCTCGCCTCCGGAGCATGTGCAGTGACGGCCGGGACTTCGGTCGTCTCTCCCGAGGCCGTAGCGGCAGGCAGGTGGGACGAGATAACCACGCGTGCAACCGAGTTGGCCTCGGCGGTCCGCGGCGGAGCAGCATGA